A stretch of [Clostridium] innocuum DNA encodes these proteins:
- a CDS encoding sigma 54-interacting transcriptional regulator: MSRETKNEVYEFIVKCTFEFCSNQLLKCDSSYLSKRLNISRSLASQYLNEFYRDGIFLKVQTRPVYFLDRHTLESVYQIKLENNEFYDEKELTDQFGRSLRTKRSFLKAVGHDTSLSECILQCQSAIKYPPNGLPILLYGERGVGKTFFTRLIYQYAIEESLIDKDARLVFFNESQYEESNGREKDVQIIFGTYLDDGSQKYLGGLIARAKNGILVIENVERLSPQCYFLLIQYMQSGEYTISSGKQGKVFKSRTRIIFTSCIDSKQNIHNAFFHSIPIICHIPSLQNRPIEDKEMLIIEFFKEEGLRLKKNILISSKAFIALVNHTYENNIEELSTCIQSSCANAYLSHDVSDDLHIYLYHLPVSIINSLTLDKSNSEEEYMIDICKYLPQTKNGRIIDFFDFIVTAYREYEKGSIDLKLFLERCIDNMNVYYDYIVFEHKYYNARVRAYEKAVLDVFEHMLDRYDIYIPSNCAFVVARVIYSYMQMFSSIRSYEVQHAEEISKVIHLLKEHYPTGYRSAMEIMTKIRQTIDVEINDMNLIFLILNIQFYNRSIDKYRYNCIIISHGYSTASSIADAANKLIGSHIMEGIDMPVSTSMDDIVMKLRKYINDNSIRKDLILLVDMGSLENIGTQLIEECGINIGIINNVSTRMALHVAGEIRRNVEMKEILSKVSRETVCEYKIFSNINRKKAIIFTSETGMEAIERVVQLFKNSMPRQIDISIFAYDCLSLQKNKEQDDIFKLYDVLFIVTTTRLDIRNVSSVPMEDVIAFKDVDSITSTLNSYFTKNEQEQFNRNLIKNFTLENVMNYLTVLNADKLITFIEEALDHLQELLGMLIANETMVGMYIHISCIIERLVMKNEIAQKERGYSLDVEQKRFQKMFNDSFARIMDYYKVDIPVSEILYMYDYIFKK, encoded by the coding sequence ATGAGTAGAGAAACAAAAAATGAAGTTTATGAATTTATTGTAAAATGCACATTTGAATTTTGCAGCAATCAGCTGTTGAAATGTGATTCCAGCTACTTAAGCAAGCGCCTGAACATTTCTCGTTCGCTTGCCTCACAGTATCTGAATGAATTTTACAGAGACGGTATCTTTCTGAAGGTTCAAACACGACCGGTTTATTTTCTGGATCGGCATACACTTGAAAGTGTATATCAGATCAAGCTGGAAAATAATGAATTTTACGATGAAAAGGAGCTGACTGATCAGTTTGGTAGGTCTTTGCGAACAAAACGAAGCTTTCTGAAGGCTGTTGGACATGATACCTCTCTCAGCGAATGTATTCTGCAGTGCCAGTCTGCAATTAAATATCCGCCAAACGGTTTGCCAATCCTCCTTTACGGGGAACGCGGCGTGGGCAAGACCTTCTTCACACGCCTGATTTACCAATATGCTATCGAAGAATCGCTAATAGACAAAGATGCCAGACTGGTCTTCTTTAATGAAAGTCAGTATGAGGAAAGCAATGGCAGGGAAAAGGATGTACAAATCATCTTCGGGACTTATCTGGACGACGGCTCGCAGAAATATCTAGGTGGTTTGATTGCCAGAGCAAAAAATGGAATTCTGGTCATAGAGAATGTTGAGCGGCTTTCACCACAGTGCTACTTTCTATTGATTCAGTACATGCAAAGTGGTGAATATACCATTTCCTCAGGAAAACAGGGAAAGGTATTTAAGTCCAGAACCCGTATTATCTTTACCAGCTGTATAGACTCAAAGCAGAATATACATAACGCTTTCTTTCACAGCATACCGATTATCTGTCATATCCCAAGCCTTCAAAACAGGCCGATAGAAGATAAGGAAATGCTAATCATTGAATTTTTCAAAGAGGAAGGCTTGCGGTTGAAGAAAAATATTCTCATTTCCAGCAAGGCGTTTATCGCCCTGGTGAATCATACCTATGAAAACAATATTGAGGAGTTATCAACCTGCATACAGTCGAGCTGTGCAAATGCCTATCTGTCACATGATGTATCGGATGATCTGCACATATATCTGTATCATCTTCCGGTATCTATTATCAATTCTTTGACTCTTGATAAAAGCAATAGTGAAGAGGAATACATGATTGATATCTGCAAATATCTGCCGCAGACAAAAAATGGAAGAATCATTGATTTCTTCGATTTTATAGTGACCGCCTATCGGGAATATGAAAAGGGAAGCATCGATCTGAAGCTGTTTCTTGAACGCTGCATTGATAACATGAATGTCTATTATGACTATATCGTATTTGAGCATAAATATTACAATGCACGCGTTCGTGCCTATGAAAAAGCGGTTTTGGATGTATTTGAACATATGCTGGACCGTTATGATATCTACATACCATCCAATTGTGCTTTTGTCGTTGCACGCGTTATTTACAGCTATATGCAGATGTTTTCTTCCATCCGCAGCTATGAGGTGCAGCATGCCGAAGAAATCAGTAAGGTCATTCATCTGTTAAAGGAGCATTATCCCACAGGCTATCGAAGCGCCATGGAAATCATGACCAAGATACGACAGACAATTGATGTGGAAATCAATGATATGAATCTGATATTTCTGATTTTGAATATTCAGTTTTATAACCGTTCCATTGATAAATACCGTTACAACTGCATTATTATCTCACATGGCTATTCCACTGCCTCTTCCATAGCAGATGCTGCGAACAAGCTGATTGGAAGCCACATTATGGAAGGAATTGATATGCCGGTTAGTACATCCATGGACGACATTGTCATGAAGCTGAGAAAATATATCAACGACAACAGTATACGAAAGGATTTGATTCTGCTTGTGGATATGGGATCTCTGGAGAATATAGGTACACAGCTGATTGAAGAATGCGGCATCAATATCGGAATCATCAACAATGTTTCCACCCGAATGGCCTTGCATGTGGCCGGAGAGATTCGCAGAAATGTAGAAATGAAGGAAATATTGAGCAAGGTAAGCAGAGAAACCGTATGTGAATATAAAATATTCAGCAATATCAATCGCAAAAAAGCAATCATATTTACCTCGGAAACAGGAATGGAAGCAATCGAGCGTGTTGTTCAGCTTTTTAAAAACAGCATGCCCCGACAGATTGATATCAGTATTTTCGCCTATGACTGTCTCAGCCTACAGAAAAACAAGGAACAGGATGATATATTCAAGCTGTATGATGTTTTGTTCATTGTCACAACAACACGCTTAGACATACGCAATGTTTCCAGCGTACCGATGGAGGATGTTATTGCATTCAAGGATGTGGACAGTATAACCTCAACACTGAACAGCTACTTCACAAAGAATGAGCAAGAGCAGTTTAACCGAAATCTCATCAAGAATTTCACATTGGAAAATGTCATGAATTACCTGACCGTACTCAATGCAGATAAACTGATCACCTTTATTGAAGAAGCACTGGATCACCTTCAGGAGCTGCTGGGTATGCTGATCGCCAATGAAACTATGGTTGGTATGTACATTCATATTTCCTGTATTATAGAACGGCTTGTCATGAAAAATGAAATCGCCCAGAAGGAACGTGGTTACTCTTTGGATGTAGAACAGAAACGGTTTCAGAAAATGTTCAACGACAGCTTTGCCAGAATTATGGATTACTACAAGGTGGACATCCCTGTGAGTGAAATTTTATATATGTATGATTATATATTCAAAAAGTAA
- a CDS encoding PTS sugar transporter subunit IIB yields MISLFRIDFRLLHYQTSQVWPKKLDINMIVVANDAVIQDPLRMSLMKMSAPANCGLKILSVEKAGLFLMDPKNERRRIELLVETPKDALRIIRSVPGIQHLNVALMKGGPGKKMVCPSLAFAPEDYDDLRSIVDLGVKAESYVTPDERPVSITKYL; encoded by the coding sequence ATGATCAGTTTGTTTCGAATTGATTTTCGCTTACTACATTACCAGACTTCACAGGTGTGGCCGAAAAAACTGGATATCAATATGATCGTTGTTGCCAATGATGCAGTGATACAGGACCCTCTGCGTATGAGTTTGATGAAAATGTCTGCTCCGGCAAACTGCGGTTTGAAGATTCTATCTGTGGAAAAAGCAGGGTTGTTTCTCATGGATCCTAAAAACGAGCGTCGAAGAATTGAGTTGCTTGTGGAAACACCGAAGGACGCCTTGCGAATCATCCGCAGTGTACCCGGAATACAGCATCTGAATGTAGCACTTATGAAAGGCGGACCGGGTAAGAAGATGGTATGTCCTTCTCTGGCTTTTGCCCCTGAGGATTATGATGACCTTCGCAGTATCGTAGACCTCGGCGTGAAAGCGGAATCCTATGTTACACCGGATGAACGTCCGGTATCCATTACGAAGTATTTATAA
- a CDS encoding PTS sugar transporter subunit IIC: MQTAILLGLVYAFAWSMDNIAGSSFMDRPIVCGALTGLVMGNFEQGLVIGGTLELVWMGFISYAGIINGETRIGAILGTYFALATGNSFDVAISIAMPIAILGGNVSNAYNIVVSYLMHRWADKWAEEGNYKKIGQFHLGVGFVKLFFMTAIVFLTVLLGTGAITSLINVIPENVLNGLGKAGEMLTAVGFGMLLNILWDKRFIGLYFVGFAVAAFLNLNVIAITIIATGLGFVAMYTSGNEKGEDAYE, encoded by the coding sequence ATGCAAACAGCTATCTTACTGGGCCTTGTTTATGCATTTGCATGGTCCATGGACAATATCGCCGGAAGCTCCTTTATGGACAGACCAATCGTATGCGGTGCCTTAACGGGTCTGGTCATGGGAAATTTCGAGCAGGGGCTTGTTATCGGGGGAACACTGGAACTGGTATGGATGGGGTTTATCAGCTATGCCGGTATCATCAATGGAGAAACGCGTATCGGGGCGATTTTAGGAACTTATTTTGCACTGGCAACCGGAAACAGCTTTGATGTCGCGATTTCCATTGCAATGCCAATCGCGATTCTGGGCGGGAACGTATCCAATGCTTATAACATTGTTGTCAGCTATCTGATGCATCGCTGGGCTGACAAATGGGCTGAAGAAGGAAATTATAAAAAAATCGGACAGTTTCACCTCGGTGTCGGTTTTGTAAAGCTGTTCTTCATGACAGCCATTGTCTTTCTTACCGTTCTTCTGGGAACCGGGGCGATTACGTCACTGATCAATGTCATTCCTGAAAATGTATTGAACGGTCTTGGCAAGGCCGGTGAAATGCTGACTGCTGTCGGATTCGGTATGCTTTTAAACATTCTCTGGGACAAACGGTTTATCGGTCTGTATTTCGTCGGCTTCGCAGTTGCCGCTTTCCTGAATCTGAATGTTATCGCTATCACTATCATCGCAACAGGTCTTGGCTTTGTAGCCATGTATACATCAGGTAACGAGAAGGGAGAAGACGCATATGAGTGA
- a CDS encoding PTS system mannose/fructose/sorbose family transporter subunit IID, with the protein MSEKAFEITKSDLHKVFWRSMPIEISYNSERLHNMFYVYSLTPIFKKIYKDDPQGMRDALVRHMQFYNTCPQFEAIVVGIVAALEVKNAESCNTMGPTIEAVKTSLMGPTGVIGDAFFQTGGFRIISASIGASMCIAGNPFGLLLYFLIYNVPNYLVHWWGIHQGFKMGSVFIEKVVNSGVLQKITDLCLIVGLSVVGALTSAYVSLSTPLQISYGKEPIIIQELFDQICPNLLPLLLTLLCAWLMRKKNVKPTVLMIWVIIIGVILGSFGII; encoded by the coding sequence ATGAGTGAAAAAGCATTTGAAATTACAAAGTCAGATTTACACAAGGTCTTTTGGCGCAGCATGCCGATTGAAATTTCCTACAACAGTGAGCGGCTGCACAATATGTTTTATGTCTATTCCCTTACTCCGATATTTAAAAAGATTTATAAGGATGACCCGCAGGGAATGCGGGATGCACTGGTACGGCATATGCAGTTCTATAATACCTGTCCGCAATTTGAGGCAATTGTAGTCGGCATCGTTGCAGCTCTGGAGGTGAAAAACGCCGAATCCTGTAATACCATGGGACCTACGATTGAAGCAGTTAAAACCTCTTTGATGGGACCTACAGGCGTAATCGGTGATGCCTTCTTTCAGACCGGCGGCTTTCGCATCATATCCGCCAGTATTGGGGCTTCTATGTGTATCGCAGGCAATCCATTTGGTCTGCTTCTCTATTTCCTGATTTATAATGTGCCAAATTATCTGGTTCATTGGTGGGGTATTCATCAGGGCTTTAAAATGGGATCGGTCTTCATTGAAAAGGTCGTTAACTCCGGCGTTTTGCAAAAAATTACAGATTTATGTCTAATTGTCGGACTCAGTGTGGTTGGTGCGTTGACGAGTGCTTATGTGTCGTTGTCTACGCCATTACAGATCAGCTATGGAAAGGAGCCTATCATTATTCAGGAGCTGTTTGATCAAATTTGTCCGAATCTTCTGCCGTTGCTACTAACTTTGCTGTGTGCATGGCTGATGCGTAAAAAGAATGTTAAGCCTACCGTTTTAATGATCTGGGTTATTATTATTGGTGTCATTCTGGGCTCCTTCGGTATCATCTGA
- a CDS encoding SIS domain-containing protein, which yields MEGAKTTAKEQERTALLRTITDEPLLIRRLLQHKKELTEDFVQHFLTHTVKKVYFSGQASGTFVGNMLAPCMEKLLQVETEVCNPASFPEYFQFNINQQYSPDEMLMLCPAHSGTTTGPIRMAQECKRLNIPVVCITIDSNSPLANLSDIVINKLCGSEESFIETRTHMASLLITFLCIIETANQKELISRQQYTYYQQYFTRLEDNVKQIIKDTADWYKNHRELLQTKMVARYIGAGPYYAVAQEGGLKIAEAASIAALAYEQEEFMHTGTTQIQKDTLLFLIAPDGVQEMRMLELIRWCRLYSDYVILIANHSHPLKDSKALLCHFQDDPYCSVMEYMVPFQMLAHLLAEDRGLSVVHAANDGASAYLKTHTEEV from the coding sequence ATGGAAGGTGCCAAGACAACAGCAAAGGAACAGGAACGCACTGCATTACTGCGGACGATTACTGATGAACCTTTGCTCATCCGTAGACTCCTACAGCATAAAAAAGAACTCACTGAGGACTTTGTTCAGCATTTTCTGACACATACAGTAAAAAAGGTTTATTTCAGCGGACAGGCATCCGGCACCTTTGTAGGAAATATGCTTGCCCCCTGTATGGAGAAATTGCTGCAGGTGGAAACAGAGGTGTGCAATCCTGCCTCCTTTCCTGAATATTTTCAATTTAACATCAATCAGCAGTATAGCCCGGATGAAATGCTTATGCTTTGCCCTGCACATTCAGGAACAACAACCGGACCGATCAGGATGGCACAGGAATGTAAACGGTTGAATATCCCTGTAGTATGTATAACTATTGATTCGAATTCTCCCCTTGCAAACCTTTCGGATATCGTCATCAATAAGCTATGCGGTTCTGAGGAAAGCTTTATCGAAACACGTACACATATGGCATCACTGCTGATAACATTTCTCTGCATCATAGAAACGGCAAATCAAAAAGAGCTCATCAGCAGGCAGCAATACACATATTATCAGCAATACTTTACCAGATTGGAAGATAATGTGAAACAAATTATAAAGGATACAGCAGACTGGTATAAAAACCATAGGGAGCTGCTGCAGACGAAAATGGTTGCACGCTATATTGGAGCCGGTCCCTACTATGCAGTTGCACAGGAAGGTGGTTTAAAGATCGCAGAAGCTGCATCTATTGCAGCTCTTGCTTATGAGCAGGAGGAATTTATGCATACCGGGACCACACAGATACAAAAGGATACTCTATTATTTTTGATTGCTCCAGACGGTGTACAGGAAATGCGAATGCTGGAGCTGATACGCTGGTGTCGGTTATATAGCGATTATGTAATACTAATCGCAAATCATTCTCATCCATTGAAAGATTCCAAAGCACTGCTGTGCCACTTTCAAGATGATCCGTATTGCAGCGTCATGGAGTACATGGTCCCCTTTCAAATGCTTGCTCACCTGCTTGCGGAAGATAGAGGTCTGAGTGTTGTTCATGCGGCAAATGATGGTGCATCTGCTTATTTGAAGACGCACACAGAGGAGGTATGA
- a CDS encoding PTS fructose transporter subunit IIA: MKYIIATHGYLADGYVSSIQVLTKKNNIYAVNAYVDDRDAALQLKTIIESFENQEEIIIFTDLMCGSMTQAVAPYLDRYNVRCITGINLPLILEFVLTTSTIDDTYIEHTIQEAQKQMVFVNHLLKQTQ, translated from the coding sequence ATGAAATACATCATAGCGACCCATGGATATCTTGCGGATGGCTATGTCAGTTCCATACAGGTGTTAACAAAAAAGAACAATATTTACGCTGTTAATGCCTATGTTGATGACAGGGATGCTGCGCTGCAATTAAAAACAATCATTGAATCCTTTGAAAATCAGGAGGAAATTATCATTTTCACAGATCTCATGTGTGGAAGCATGACGCAGGCGGTAGCTCCTTATCTGGACAGATATAATGTACGTTGCATTACAGGAATCAATTTACCGCTGATTCTGGAGTTCGTACTAACGACAAGCACCATTGATGACACTTATATAGAACACACTATTCAGGAAGCGCAGAAACAGATGGTGTTTGTCAATCACCTACTAAAGCAAACACAATAA
- a CDS encoding sigma-70 family RNA polymerase sigma factor, which translates to MREQQILHKIKKGDQQTLNNFIQDLYPYVYSFTYRKMQGDDSAKDITQEVFVRFIRQLPMYHAQGKTLHYLYRIASNLCHDYHRKMQRDLHTDIDRQENLISADSDVHEVILDQIRNEELMYYIGELSDSQQDVILLKYYHQMTFKEIAQSFSIPVSTVKTRHTAALKRLCALWKEGGYHETETHTGR; encoded by the coding sequence ATGAGAGAACAGCAGATCCTGCATAAAATAAAAAAAGGCGATCAGCAGACACTAAATAACTTCATACAAGACCTCTATCCATACGTCTATTCCTTCACATATCGCAAAATGCAGGGAGACGACAGTGCAAAGGATATTACACAGGAAGTGTTTGTGCGCTTCATCCGTCAGCTTCCCATGTATCATGCGCAGGGCAAGACGCTGCATTATCTATACCGGATTGCCAGTAACCTGTGTCATGACTATCACCGAAAAATGCAGCGTGATCTGCACACGGATATTGACAGGCAGGAAAACTTAATTTCTGCGGACAGTGATGTACATGAAGTCATTCTTGATCAGATACGAAACGAAGAGCTTATGTATTACATAGGGGAGCTGTCTGATTCTCAACAGGATGTAATTCTATTGAAATACTACCATCAGATGACATTTAAGGAAATAGCGCAGAGCTTCTCAATTCCCGTATCCACAGTGAAAACAAGACACACGGCGGCATTAAAGCGGCTTTGTGCATTATGGAAAGAAGGAGGTTATCATGAAACAGAAACTCATACAGGTAGATGA
- a CDS encoding ABC transporter ATP-binding protein, which translates to MELVIEHINKSFKKNQVLYDVNLTIEKGVHGLLGANGSGKTTLMRILCGLLPKDGGSISYDEIDALKQYDVYASKIGYMPQHFGFYPHYTVYEFLEYMSILKNQSKQYSRKRIDELLHILHLEDKRKTKMKQLSGGMLRRVGIAQALLNKPEILILDEPTAGLDPKERIIFRNLIASLSQECIVLLSTHIVSDIETIADDIIVMKEGKIILHDTPKELLHTMKEKVWQVTLPKKEALSLMASHIIVKSHNVDNDIELRIVADDCPHTLAHNITPDLDDLYLYYFKEGDSL; encoded by the coding sequence ATGGAGCTGGTTATAGAACATATCAATAAATCATTCAAAAAGAATCAGGTGCTGTATGATGTAAATTTAACGATTGAAAAGGGTGTACATGGCTTACTTGGAGCAAACGGAAGCGGCAAAACAACGCTGATGAGAATTCTTTGCGGACTGCTTCCAAAGGATGGCGGCAGCATCAGCTATGACGAAATAGACGCTTTAAAACAGTATGATGTCTATGCGTCAAAAATCGGATATATGCCACAGCATTTTGGTTTTTATCCGCACTATACCGTCTATGAATTCCTGGAATATATGAGTATTCTGAAAAATCAGTCAAAGCAATACAGCAGAAAAAGAATTGACGAGCTGCTGCATATTTTGCATCTGGAGGATAAGCGGAAAACAAAAATGAAACAGTTATCCGGCGGTATGCTGCGTAGAGTGGGAATCGCACAGGCACTTCTAAATAAACCGGAGATTCTCATACTGGACGAGCCGACTGCCGGGCTGGATCCAAAGGAACGCATTATCTTCCGCAATCTGATTGCATCCCTCTCACAGGAATGCATCGTTCTGCTTTCCACGCATATCGTAAGTGATATCGAAACCATCGCAGACGATATCATCGTTATGAAGGAAGGAAAAATCATTCTTCATGATACACCAAAAGAGCTACTTCATACTATGAAGGAAAAGGTATGGCAGGTAACACTTCCGAAAAAGGAGGCACTCTCTCTTATGGCTTCCCATATTATCGTAAAGAGTCATAATGTTGATAATGACATCGAACTGCGTATTGTGGCTGATGATTGTCCACATACCCTGGCTCATAATATAACGCCTGATCTGGATGATCTTTATTTATATTATTTTAAAGAAGGTGATTCCCTATGA
- a CDS encoding ABC transporter permease — protein sequence MRRLIQSEFKKIFKSKVNIVLLLILFIFNGYRTYQVYHQPLQYRTDIVMKDENGIERKGLAYWRLADQIQHSYAGTLSEKTIQQMDKDFRAIMNKYTETTLDEEKMKAVYGDNYETLLKDARSGKYTGKEVNELFENYMQISGGISYEEIEGSDKVKVHVEDYLKHDGVRQLYSNIYDYYIEDKKDVADYENFSSDAQRKWLHPDQLSKEQLNIEIAGFEYPDSIYDATMENFINRYKSASHEIDSNIPNTLFVEALYNLEFASLLILVIILANTFAMEKHYKTYQIMIPTAAGNKKITAAKLCAGILLALGIVLIQFLIVYIMSCIFLPLRDLNLTYYSQSQASLNITAYVFTYRTLIVNAMLLISIASIATAFITMLFSYIIKNRFATVIPLLLVTLISGFTGFFNQLLPGMVIDQFFPSQMVHFTQFFKVALNPHLGEMLPYFSIGGYSLAWKNVIMLFWIVSIVIISLCMLQHSRRHVKNCS from the coding sequence ATGAGACGATTGATTCAATCTGAATTTAAAAAGATTTTCAAAAGCAAAGTCAACATCGTATTGCTGCTTATCCTGTTTATCTTCAATGGCTACCGCACCTATCAGGTTTACCATCAGCCACTGCAGTACCGCACTGATATCGTCATGAAGGATGAAAACGGAATAGAAAGAAAAGGACTTGCATATTGGAGGCTGGCCGATCAGATTCAACATTCCTATGCGGGAACACTCAGTGAAAAGACCATACAGCAGATGGATAAAGACTTCCGCGCTATTATGAACAAGTATACAGAAACAACGCTAGATGAAGAAAAAATGAAAGCTGTATATGGCGATAATTATGAAACCTTACTGAAAGACGCACGCAGCGGTAAGTACACCGGTAAGGAAGTCAATGAATTATTTGAAAACTATATGCAGATCAGCGGAGGTATTTCCTATGAGGAAATCGAAGGAAGCGACAAAGTAAAGGTACATGTTGAAGATTATTTAAAACATGATGGTGTGCGCCAGCTGTATAGCAATATCTATGATTATTATATTGAGGATAAAAAGGATGTTGCCGATTATGAAAACTTCTCTTCTGACGCCCAGAGAAAGTGGCTTCATCCGGATCAGTTAAGTAAGGAACAGCTTAATATTGAGATTGCCGGCTTTGAGTATCCGGACAGCATATACGATGCCACGATGGAGAATTTCATAAACCGTTATAAATCAGCCTCTCATGAGATTGACAGCAATATTCCAAATACACTGTTCGTTGAAGCATTGTATAATCTGGAATTCGCTTCGCTGCTTATTCTTGTTATCATTCTGGCAAATACCTTCGCTATGGAGAAGCATTATAAGACCTATCAGATTATGATTCCCACAGCTGCCGGAAACAAAAAGATAACTGCGGCAAAGCTGTGTGCAGGTATATTGCTTGCGCTTGGAATCGTACTCATACAATTTCTTATCGTATATATCATGTCCTGTATTTTCCTTCCACTGCGTGATCTGAATCTGACTTATTATTCCCAGTCGCAGGCATCATTGAATATCACAGCCTATGTATTTACTTATCGAACGCTGATTGTGAATGCTATGCTGCTGATCAGTATCGCATCAATAGCAACCGCCTTTATCACTATGCTTTTTTCCTATATCATAAAGAATCGTTTTGCGACAGTGATTCCACTGCTTCTGGTGACGCTGATTAGTGGATTTACAGGCTTTTTCAATCAGCTTTTGCCAGGCATGGTGATTGATCAGTTCTTTCCTTCCCAGATGGTACATTTCACACAATTTTTCAAAGTTGCATTGAATCCGCATCTGGGTGAAATGCTGCCGTATTTCAGTATTGGCGGTTATTCGCTGGCCTGGAAGAATGTTATTATGCTGTTCTGGATAGTTTCGATTGTCATCATATCCCTGTGTATGCTTCAGCATTCCCGCAGGCATGTGAAGAATTGCAGCTGA